The sequence GGCCGGCAGCTCGGACACCGCGCGCGAAAGCCGCGCAAGCTCTGCGCGATCGAAGGTTACCGCGTCGGCACCTGGCGCCTCGTCCCGCCCACTCTCCATGGTCTCGGGCGGCAGCGAAGAGGCGAACGATAGTATCTGGCGTATGCGCCGCCGCCTGTGCCAGTCGCGGCTCTTGTTGATCGCCACGCGGGTCAGCCACGCAGCGAGCGGTCGCTCTCCGTCATACTTTCGCAAGTTCTGAAAGGCGGCCACGAAGCATTCCTGAGTGAGGTCAAGCGCCTCTTCGGCGTCGCCGATATGCGAGCGGATCAGGCGGTAGACCGGTTTTTGGTGCCGCCGCATGATCTCAGCGAACGCAGCCTGACGTCCGCCGAGCGTCAAGGCGGCGAGTTCGCCGTCCGTGCAGGCCGCGAGATCGAGGCTCACCGCGCGTCTGCGGTCAGCGCC comes from Sphingomonas sp. OV641 and encodes:
- a CDS encoding RNA polymerase sigma factor, with product MSLDLAACTDGELAALTLGGRQAAFAEIMRRHQKPVYRLIRSHIGDAEEALDLTQECFVAAFQNLRKYDGERPLAAWLTRVAINKSRDWHRRRRIRQILSFASSLPPETMESGRDEAPGADAVTFDRAELARLSRAVSELPATLKETLLLRTVEGLSQGETAAALGISGKAVEMRLRRARERLSKNLDLV